The following are encoded in a window of Pectinophora gossypiella chromosome 8, ilPecGoss1.1, whole genome shotgun sequence genomic DNA:
- the LOC126368766 gene encoding defensin, with translation MKMSKVTIFLFLVAIFAAVSTEPTGDAEPVDTEELVQLYDGSVIMPRVTCDLLSGLGWAHTFCAAHCIFKGYKGGRCEKGVCRCRN, from the exons ATGAAGATGTCCAAAGTTACTATCTTCCTCTTTCTGGTGGCGATCTTTGCGGCTGTGTCAACGGAACCTACTGGAG ATGCCGAACCAGTTGACACAGAAGAATTGGTCCAGCTTTACGACGGGTCAGTGATAATGCCGCGAGTGACGTGCGACCTGCTTTCCGGGTTGGGCTGGGCGCACACGTTCTGTGCCGCACACTGCATCTTCAAGGGATACAAGGGAGGGCGGTGCGAGAAGGGAGTCTGCCGCTGTCGGAACTGA